A region from the Cystobacter ferrugineus genome encodes:
- a CDS encoding potassium transporter Kup: MGHRAEDSPRGAAGARRDLPTKRGPSRLGQTRRAAPQGLALLTLSALGVVFGDLGTSPLYSLQESFHGPHAVEVTSGNILGVLSLIIWSLLVVVCLKYLTLLLRLDNEGEGGILALVAMLRPARSRGGRAMLVGLGLFGAALLYGDGVITPSISVLSAVEGLKVATPVFEPYVVPLTVLILLALFFVQPWGPGRVGVVFGPIVALWFLSIGAFGAWGVLRAPEVLAAFNPWHAVRFFQESGWHGFRVLGSVILCLTGAEALYADLGNFGRRPIRLAWFSLALPALLLSYLSQGAFLLHHPEAADAPFYRSLPGQALYPMVVLAMLATVVASQALISAVFSLTHQATQLGYCPRLTLRHTSPTHEGQIYLPAINWALMTACVAVVLNFRSSQSLASAYGLAVSGTMLITTLLFGSVARRRWHWPPWALGLAVAGFLLVDASFLGANLLKISEGGWLPLVIASGVFLLMAVWRRGLELLLDQRDTHTVDMEKLFQTLSRSPLPRVRGTAVFLTGTRHGAPLVLMHHLAHNQVLHEQVVLLTVVTENEASVEPSERVSWQSHGQGVTRVTARYGFMEHPDVPRVLEQARQLGLEVLTEPVTFYIGRVTLSVRRGRGAPLWAKRLFRLMLRNAPPTTDHFRLPARRVMELGAQVEF, from the coding sequence GTGGGACACCGAGCAGAGGACTCTCCCCGTGGGGCCGCGGGCGCCAGGCGCGACCTTCCCACGAAGCGGGGGCCGTCCCGCCTGGGACAGACGCGCCGGGCGGCGCCCCAGGGGCTCGCGCTGCTCACCCTGTCCGCCCTGGGCGTGGTGTTCGGGGACCTGGGGACGAGCCCCCTCTACTCGCTCCAGGAGAGCTTCCACGGACCGCACGCGGTGGAGGTGACGTCCGGCAACATCCTCGGGGTGCTGTCGCTCATCATCTGGTCGCTGCTCGTGGTGGTGTGCCTGAAGTACCTCACGCTCCTCTTGCGCCTGGACAACGAGGGAGAGGGCGGCATCCTCGCGCTGGTGGCGATGCTGCGGCCAGCCCGCTCGCGCGGAGGACGCGCGATGCTGGTGGGGCTCGGGCTGTTCGGCGCGGCGCTCCTGTATGGGGATGGCGTCATCACCCCCTCCATCTCGGTCCTCTCGGCGGTGGAGGGGCTGAAGGTGGCCACGCCCGTCTTCGAGCCCTATGTGGTGCCGCTCACGGTGCTCATCCTCCTGGCGCTCTTCTTCGTGCAGCCCTGGGGCCCGGGGCGCGTGGGCGTGGTGTTCGGGCCCATCGTGGCGCTGTGGTTCCTGAGCATCGGGGCCTTCGGGGCCTGGGGCGTGCTGCGCGCCCCCGAGGTGCTCGCCGCCTTCAATCCCTGGCACGCGGTGCGCTTCTTCCAGGAGTCGGGCTGGCACGGCTTCCGGGTGCTCGGCTCCGTCATCCTGTGCCTCACCGGCGCCGAGGCGCTCTACGCGGACCTGGGCAACTTCGGCCGGCGGCCCATCCGGCTCGCGTGGTTCTCGCTCGCCCTGCCCGCGCTCCTGCTGAGCTACCTCTCCCAGGGCGCGTTCCTCCTGCACCACCCCGAGGCCGCCGACGCCCCCTTCTACCGCTCGCTGCCTGGCCAGGCGCTCTACCCCATGGTGGTGCTGGCCATGCTGGCCACGGTGGTCGCGTCCCAGGCACTCATCAGCGCGGTGTTCTCCCTCACCCACCAGGCCACCCAACTGGGCTACTGCCCGCGGCTGACGCTGCGCCACACGTCTCCGACGCACGAGGGGCAGATCTACCTGCCCGCCATCAACTGGGCGCTGATGACGGCGTGCGTCGCCGTGGTGCTGAACTTCCGCTCCTCCCAGTCCCTCGCCTCGGCCTACGGCCTGGCGGTGTCGGGCACCATGCTCATCACCACGCTCCTCTTCGGCTCGGTGGCCCGGCGGCGCTGGCACTGGCCACCGTGGGCGCTCGGGCTCGCGGTGGCCGGCTTCCTCCTGGTGGATGCCTCCTTCCTGGGCGCCAACCTGCTCAAGATTTCCGAGGGCGGCTGGCTGCCGCTGGTGATCGCCTCGGGCGTCTTCCTGCTGATGGCCGTCTGGCGGCGAGGACTGGAGCTGCTGCTCGACCAGCGCGACACGCACACCGTGGACATGGAGAAGCTCTTCCAGACGCTCTCGCGCAGCCCCCTGCCCCGGGTGCGCGGCACGGCGGTGTTCCTGACCGGCACGAGACACGGCGCGCCGCTCGTGCTCATGCATCATCTGGCGCACAACCAAGTGCTGCACGAGCAGGTGGTGCTGCTCACGGTCGTCACGGAGAACGAGGCCTCGGTGGAGCCCTCCGAGCGCGTGAGCTGGCAGTCGCACGGCCAGGGCGTCACACGGGTGACGGCGCGCTACGGCTTCATGGAGCACCCGGACGTGCCGCGGGTGCTGGAGCAGGCGCGCCAGCTCGGGCTGGAGGTCCTGACCGAGCCGGTGACCTTCTATATCGGGCGGGTGACGTTGAGCGTGCGGCGTGGCCGCGGGGCGCCTCTATGGGCCAAGCGGCTGTTCCGGCTGATGCTGCGCAACGCACCGCCCACCACGGACCACTTCCGGCTGCCCGCCCGGCGGGTGATGGAGCTGGGCGCGCAGGTGGAGTTCTAG
- a CDS encoding DNA-binding response regulator yields MLPRTVRLLGADESLRSLLSDVLGDMGIPLEEDGGEARADVVLALVEREDSVRGVLREVSGAAPVIVLLPFEDERLRCLAMRLGARSCYALGTPLEALKRLLREVGLSSAPGGWGGEAR; encoded by the coding sequence GTGCTGCCAAGGACGGTCCGGTTGCTCGGTGCGGACGAGTCGCTGCGCTCGCTGCTGAGCGACGTGTTGGGGGACATGGGCATCCCATTGGAGGAGGACGGCGGGGAGGCGCGTGCGGACGTGGTGCTCGCGCTGGTGGAGCGCGAGGACAGCGTGCGCGGGGTGCTGCGGGAGGTGTCGGGCGCGGCGCCCGTCATCGTGCTGTTGCCGTTCGAGGACGAGCGGTTGCGGTGCCTGGCGATGCGCCTGGGCGCCCGGAGTTGTTACGCGCTGGGCACTCCGCTGGAGGCACTCAAGCGGCTGCTGCGCGAGGTGGGCCTGTCAAGCGCTCCGGGCGGCTGGGGCGGGGAGGCACGATGA